One genomic region from Streptomyces sp. Li-HN-5-11 encodes:
- a CDS encoding helix-turn-helix domain-containing protein yields MTQPEVNLLTETCPSRTSLARVADKWTAMVVIALGSGRMRFGVLRTMVEGISPKVLTGTLRDLERDGLVARYAYAEVPPRVEYELTALGRTLHTPLRALGSWAEEHIPEVLAARETYDAFR; encoded by the coding sequence ATGACGCAGCCGGAGGTCAACCTGCTCACGGAGACCTGCCCCTCCCGGACATCCCTCGCCCGCGTCGCCGACAAGTGGACCGCGATGGTGGTGATCGCGCTCGGCAGCGGCCGGATGCGCTTCGGTGTCCTGCGCACCATGGTCGAGGGCATCAGCCCGAAGGTTCTCACCGGCACGTTGCGGGATCTGGAACGCGACGGCCTCGTGGCGCGGTACGCCTACGCCGAGGTACCGCCCAGGGTCGAGTACGAACTGACCGCGCTGGGACGCACTCTGCACACACCGCTGCGAGCGCTGGGCAGCTGGGCTGAGGAGCACATTCCCGAGGTGCTCGCCGCTCGTGAGACCTATGACGCCTTTCGCTGA